One Dictyostelium discoideum AX4 chromosome 3 chromosome, whole genome shotgun sequence genomic region harbors:
- the rpl11 gene encoding S60 ribosomal protein L11, which translates to MSAKAATKNATKVAVKAPEATTPVETKKSKKDNVMRGLRIEKLVLNICVGESGDRLVRAAKVLEQLTGQTPVYSKARYTVRSFNIRRNEQIAAHVTVRGEKAAEILEKGLKVREFELRARNFSTQGSFGFGIQEHIDLGIKYDPSIGIYGMDFFVVLSRPGFRVAHKKRAGAKVGFQHKIGKEDAVNWFKTTYDGIVIGGKK; encoded by the exons ATG TCTGCCAAAGCTGCCACCAAAAACGCTACTAAGGTTGCCGTCAAAGCACCAGAAGCAACTACACCAGTTGAAAccaaaaaatcaaagaaagaCAATGTCATGAGAGGTCTCAGAATTGAAAAGTTAGTTCTCAACATTTGTGTTGGTGAATCTGGTGATAGATTAGTTCGTGCTGCTAAAGTACTTGAACAATTAACTGGTCAAACCCCAGTCTACTCTAaag cTCGTTACACTGTCAGATCTTTCAACATTCGTCGTAATGAACAAATCGCTGCTCACGTCACTGTCCGTGGTGAAAAAGCTGCTGAAATCTTAGAAAAAGGTCTCAAAGTTAGAGAATTCGAACTCCGTGCCCGTAACTTCTCAACCCAAGGTTCATTTGGTTTTGGTATCCAAGAACACATCGATTTAGGTATTAAATACGATCCATCAATCGGTATTTACGGTATGGATTTCTTCGTCGTACTTTCACGTCCAGGTTTCCGTGTTGCTCACAAAAAGAGAGCCGGTGCTAAAGTTGGTTTCCAACATAAAATCGGTAAAGAAGATGCCGTTAACTGGTTCAAAACCACTTATGATGGTATTGTTATTGGTGGAAAGAAATAA